In Bacteroidota bacterium, the following proteins share a genomic window:
- a CDS encoding flavodoxin family protein, which produces MKTIVLNGSPKKSGTIASLLTFVTEGMGSNDQTEWVNVYELSMKPCIGCMKCRETDTCVLPSDDAQVVGQKIKEADNLIIGTPTYWGNMSAQLKMLFERNVPVFMGETGRGLPSPRQKGKSAVIVTACTTPYPFNYIFRESRGAVQSVKEILKYGGYKIKGIIVKPGTKNNKTVSAKLIRKANKIGSKCCSK; this is translated from the coding sequence ATGAAAACAATAGTATTAAACGGAAGTCCAAAGAAATCGGGAACCATTGCTTCTTTATTAACATTTGTAACAGAAGGAATGGGAAGCAACGATCAAACGGAATGGGTCAATGTCTATGAATTATCGATGAAGCCCTGTATAGGTTGCATGAAGTGCAGAGAAACAGATACGTGTGTATTACCCAGCGATGATGCCCAAGTGGTTGGGCAAAAAATTAAGGAAGCCGATAATTTAATTATAGGCACGCCAACATACTGGGGAAATATGAGTGCTCAGTTAAAAATGCTTTTTGAAAGAAACGTACCGGTTTTCATGGGAGAAACCGGGAGAGGCCTTCCTTCTCCAAGGCAGAAAGGTAAAAGTGCCGTAATAGTAACAGCATGTACAACACCATATCCATTTAACTACATATTTCGGGAAAGCAGAGGGGCTGTGCAATCGGTAAAGGAGATATTGAAATATGGTGGTTATAAGATAAAAGGGATAATAGTTAAACCAGGAACTAAAAACAATAAAACGGTTTCAGCGAAGCTAATAAGGAAGGCAAATAAGATAGGTTCAAAATGTTGCAGTAAGTAA
- a CDS encoding TetR family transcriptional regulator produces MGINQRNKQESKQKLIDAVGTIILREGFKGIGINSVAKEAGVDKVLIYRYFNGMEGLLFEYIKQKDFYISTSGTFQGEIERTEKHELTNVISKVLIGQLRGLIQNRELQELMLWEMVEKNELTLAIAKEREEIGYEISKTMKSKMSLSDNDSDAIIALLVAGIYYLVLRSRTVDIFNGIKINTEEGWQQIEVAIQRMIDSYFK; encoded by the coding sequence ATGGGCATTAACCAAAGAAATAAGCAGGAATCGAAGCAGAAGCTGATCGATGCGGTCGGGACGATCATATTAAGAGAGGGATTTAAAGGGATAGGAATTAATTCGGTTGCGAAGGAAGCTGGTGTTGACAAAGTTTTAATATACCGGTATTTCAATGGGATGGAAGGGTTACTTTTTGAATATATCAAGCAAAAAGACTTTTATATAAGCACTTCGGGTACTTTTCAGGGTGAGATTGAGAGAACAGAAAAACATGAGCTAACTAACGTGATTAGCAAAGTCTTAATTGGACAGCTGAGGGGTTTAATCCAAAATAGGGAGCTTCAGGAATTAATGTTATGGGAGATGGTTGAGAAGAACGAATTGACACTTGCGATTGCGAAAGAGCGTGAAGAGATCGGTTATGAAATAAGTAAAACCATGAAAAGTAAAATGAGCTTATCTGATAACGATTCAGATGCAATTATAGCATTACTTGTTGCCGGAATATATTATTTGGTGTTGAGGTCGAGAACGGTTGATATTTTTAATGGGATTAAGATAAATACAGAGGAGGGCTGGCAGCAGATTGAAGTTGCAATTCAAAGAATGATAGATTCTTATTTTAAATAA
- a CDS encoding DUF554 domain-containing protein, giving the protein MTGTIINVLAVVAGSLIGMLIRSRLPERFVKIVFQAIGLFTLFLGVWMALKTQEFLILIGSLVLGAVVGELIDIDRYFNRFSEWMKRKTRIRSGRFSEGMVTAFLLYCMGSMTILGAIEEGINNDPHLLLVKSLMDGISSIALASALGIGVMFSAIPLLMYQGGLTLFASSIGTFFSEVIVNELTATGGILLIGLGINILEIKVIKILNMLPALVIVVILAYLFLG; this is encoded by the coding sequence ATGACCGGTACTATAATAAATGTGTTGGCTGTGGTGGCAGGGAGTCTTATTGGAATGCTGATCCGGTCGCGTTTACCTGAGCGCTTTGTTAAAATTGTATTTCAGGCAATCGGTTTGTTTACCTTGTTTCTGGGGGTGTGGATGGCATTGAAAACTCAGGAATTCCTGATACTTATTGGTAGCCTGGTTTTGGGAGCAGTTGTGGGAGAACTCATTGATATTGACCGTTACTTCAACCGTTTCAGTGAATGGATGAAGCGTAAAACGCGTATACGATCCGGCCGCTTTTCAGAAGGAATGGTAACCGCATTCCTGCTTTATTGCATGGGGTCAATGACCATCCTGGGAGCTATTGAAGAGGGAATCAATAATGATCCGCATCTCCTGCTTGTAAAATCATTGATGGACGGAATCTCCTCCATTGCCCTTGCTTCAGCTCTGGGAATTGGGGTTATGTTTTCAGCCATCCCGTTGCTAATGTATCAGGGAGGCCTGACCCTGTTTGCATCGTCGATAGGGACATTTTTTTCAGAGGTCATTGTTAATGAGCTTACCGCCACCGGTGGCATACTTCTGATAGGGTTAGGAATCAATATCCTGGAGATAAAAGTTATAAAAATTCTGAATATGTTGCCGGCTCTTGTGATAGTAGTGATTTTGGCGTATTTGTTTTTAGGATGA
- a CDS encoding SAM-dependent methyltransferase — MDFSKIYEAISEAVEKNILAKITLSKPVNTGQELRNVFIRPVIIKGKLYYSILYRYKTKDETFNYNPEELLSQVKHFFGALFYNMHVFMLDRDLELRLSRKGTIQTREAPPSFDRLPDLSHDRKKERFIQTRGNVYLQELGVTGKDGAVLPGKGDKFRQIQKYIEILDGLISKITKEQDNVLHITDMGSGKGYLTFALYDHLVNGRDLAVKLTGVEARGELVEDCNRIAGLTGFTGLEFRQGSILDYKPGRMDVLIALHACDTATDDAIFQGIRNNASLIVCAPCCHKQVRKDMNTQASGIPVVRYGILLERQAELLTDNIRALLMQAYGYESQVFEFVSTEHTPKNLMITGVKTEKSVDTKNIFNEIDVLKKQYGIRNHYLENLLKSL; from the coding sequence GTGGATTTCAGCAAGATTTATGAAGCCATAAGCGAAGCCGTGGAGAAGAATATCCTGGCAAAGATTACATTGAGCAAGCCGGTAAATACCGGACAGGAACTCCGGAATGTGTTTATCCGACCGGTAATTATCAAAGGTAAGTTATATTATTCAATTCTTTACCGCTATAAAACAAAGGATGAGACCTTCAATTATAATCCGGAGGAGTTGCTAAGTCAAGTGAAGCATTTTTTCGGGGCATTGTTTTATAATATGCATGTTTTCATGCTTGATCGTGATCTTGAGTTAAGGCTTAGTCGGAAAGGAACGATCCAGACAAGGGAGGCACCACCATCTTTTGACAGATTACCGGATCTTAGTCACGACAGGAAGAAGGAACGATTTATACAAACCCGGGGAAATGTTTATCTGCAGGAGTTGGGAGTAACAGGGAAAGATGGAGCTGTACTTCCTGGTAAAGGGGATAAGTTCCGGCAGATTCAAAAATATATAGAGATACTGGACGGATTGATCAGCAAAATAACCAAAGAACAAGATAATGTATTGCATATCACCGACATGGGGTCTGGTAAGGGTTATCTGACTTTTGCCCTATATGATCATTTGGTGAATGGCAGGGATTTGGCAGTAAAGTTAACCGGGGTAGAAGCCAGGGGGGAATTAGTGGAGGACTGTAATCGCATTGCCGGCTTGACCGGTTTTACAGGATTGGAGTTCAGGCAGGGAAGCATCCTGGATTATAAGCCCGGCAGGATGGATGTTCTGATAGCGCTACATGCCTGCGACACGGCCACCGATGATGCCATCTTTCAGGGTATCCGGAATAATGCCTCGCTGATAGTTTGCGCACCCTGCTGCCATAAGCAGGTTAGGAAAGATATGAATACCCAGGCATCCGGGATACCGGTTGTCAGGTATGGCATACTTCTGGAGAGGCAAGCTGAGTTGCTCACCGATAACATCCGGGCTTTGCTGATGCAGGCTTATGGATATGAATCACAGGTTTTCGAATTCGTATCTACCGAGCATACCCCGAAAAACCTTATGATTACCGGTGTAAAGACAGAAAAATCTGTTGATACCAAAAACATTTTCAATGAGATAGATGTTTTGAAAAAGCAATACGGAATTCGGAATCATTATCTTGAAAACTTATTAAAAAGCTTATGA
- the htpG gene encoding molecular chaperone HtpG, producing MQKGKINVQTENIFPIIKKFLYSDHEIFLRELISNAVDATQKLKTLASVGKFQGDLGDLTIHVELDKRKKTLTVRDRGIGMNAEEVDKYINEVAFSSAEEFVKKFKTKTEAERNAIIGHFGLGFYSTFMVAEKVEILTKTYKKGGQTKAVKWECDGSPEYTMTEIDKEDRGTEIIVHIDKESSEFLEDYRILELLKKYCKFLPVPIQFGTEKSWEKVEGEKDKDGNDKTVEVEKPRIINNTDPLWKKKPADCTYEDYKTFYRELYPMTFEEPLFQIHLNVDYPFNLTGILYFPKVKKNIELQKNKIQLYSNQVFVTDSVEGIVPEFLTLLHGVIDSPDIPLNVSRSYLQSDASVKKISGYITRKVADKLEELFKKDRKGFEEKWDDIRVFIEYGMITEEKFYERAEKFSLFKNIDSKYFTFDEYRTHIKKNQTDKNKQIVYLYTSDPEDQHSFIEAARERGYDILLMDGVLDNHFINALEHHFKESSFRRVDADTVDKLIEKEDATPSKLSDDEKDKLKAVIERSVDKEKFHVVFENLSESDVPMMITRPEFMRRMKDMAQMGGDAFGMGAMPDSYNLVVNANNPLMGRIMEENNEDTQNNLVKQVYDLALLSQNLLKGKSLTEFVKRSIELIK from the coding sequence ATGCAAAAGGGTAAGATAAACGTTCAAACCGAGAATATTTTTCCTATCATCAAGAAGTTCCTGTATTCAGACCATGAAATCTTTCTAAGGGAACTGATATCCAATGCTGTAGATGCAACCCAGAAACTAAAAACCCTTGCTTCTGTCGGAAAATTTCAGGGGGACCTGGGAGATTTGACCATCCATGTTGAGCTCGATAAAAGGAAGAAAACCCTTACGGTCAGAGACCGCGGTATTGGCATGAATGCCGAAGAGGTCGATAAATATATCAATGAGGTCGCTTTTTCCAGCGCTGAGGAATTTGTTAAGAAATTCAAAACCAAAACAGAAGCCGAACGAAATGCCATCATCGGCCATTTTGGGCTGGGATTCTATTCAACCTTCATGGTTGCTGAAAAAGTGGAGATCCTGACCAAAACTTACAAAAAAGGCGGGCAGACCAAAGCCGTGAAGTGGGAATGTGACGGCAGTCCGGAGTATACCATGACCGAGATCGACAAGGAAGACCGCGGGACCGAGATCATCGTCCATATCGACAAAGAATCGTCAGAATTCCTGGAAGATTACCGCATCCTGGAACTGCTTAAAAAATATTGCAAGTTCCTGCCTGTGCCTATACAATTCGGCACAGAAAAATCCTGGGAAAAAGTGGAAGGAGAAAAAGATAAAGATGGCAACGACAAGACCGTAGAAGTGGAAAAACCCAGGATCATCAACAATACTGATCCGCTTTGGAAGAAAAAACCCGCCGATTGCACCTACGAAGACTATAAAACGTTTTACCGGGAACTTTATCCTATGACATTTGAGGAGCCGCTGTTCCAAATTCACCTTAACGTTGATTATCCCTTTAATCTCACCGGTATCCTGTATTTCCCCAAAGTCAAAAAGAATATTGAACTACAGAAAAACAAGATCCAGTTATATTCCAACCAGGTATTTGTAACCGATTCCGTTGAAGGCATCGTACCCGAATTCCTGACCTTGTTGCACGGGGTGATCGACTCTCCCGATATCCCGTTGAATGTGTCGCGTTCCTATCTGCAAAGCGATGCCAGTGTGAAAAAGATTTCCGGGTATATCACGCGGAAGGTAGCCGATAAGCTGGAAGAACTTTTTAAGAAAGACCGCAAAGGATTTGAGGAAAAGTGGGACGACATCCGTGTTTTCATAGAATATGGCATGATCACGGAAGAGAAATTCTATGAAAGAGCTGAAAAATTCAGTCTTTTCAAGAATATCGACAGCAAGTATTTCACTTTCGATGAATACCGAACCCATATCAAGAAGAACCAGACCGATAAGAACAAACAAATTGTTTACCTTTACACCAGCGATCCGGAAGATCAGCACAGTTTCATTGAAGCGGCCCGGGAGCGTGGATACGACATCCTCCTTATGGATGGCGTACTTGACAACCACTTCATCAACGCTCTTGAGCATCATTTCAAGGAAAGTTCATTCCGCCGGGTGGATGCAGACACTGTTGACAAGCTCATTGAAAAAGAAGATGCTACCCCCTCCAAGCTCAGCGACGACGAAAAAGATAAGCTCAAGGCAGTGATTGAACGCAGCGTTGACAAAGAGAAGTTCCATGTGGTATTTGAAAACCTCAGCGAAAGTGATGTTCCGATGATGATCACACGTCCGGAATTCATGCGCCGCATGAAAGACATGGCCCAGATGGGTGGGGATGCTTTTGGGATGGGCGCTATGCCCGACAGCTACAACCTCGTTGTTAATGCAAACAACCCGCTGATGGGAAGGATCATGGAAGAAAATAATGAGGACACCCAGAACAACCTCGTAAAACAGGTATACGACCTTGCCCTATTATCGCAGAACCTGCTCAAGGGTAAGTCGCTCACCGAATTCGTGAAACGAAGCATTGAATTGATTAAATAA
- a CDS encoding LemA family protein, whose protein sequence is MRSAIIAIAALIGFVVIVGGIFLLFAIGQHNKMVSMDEGINEAWSQVENVYQRRADLIPNLVNTVKGYADFEQQTLTDVIEARAKATSVQIDPTNMDAAQLAQFQQAQDGLSSALGRLMVVVERYPDLKANQSFLDLQSQLEGTENRIANERRKFNEATKTYNAYIRRIPQNLVAGWYGFEQKPYFEAQEGAEKAPEVKF, encoded by the coding sequence ATGAGATCAGCCATTATTGCCATTGCCGCCCTTATTGGTTTTGTTGTTATTGTAGGCGGAATATTCCTCCTTTTTGCCATAGGGCAGCATAATAAGATGGTTTCTATGGACGAAGGCATCAACGAAGCCTGGTCGCAGGTAGAAAATGTTTACCAGCGCAGGGCCGATCTGATACCCAACCTTGTAAATACAGTAAAGGGCTATGCCGACTTTGAACAACAGACACTTACCGACGTGATCGAAGCCAGGGCCAAAGCCACTTCCGTACAAATCGACCCTACAAACATGGATGCAGCCCAACTTGCACAATTTCAGCAGGCCCAGGATGGGCTTTCCTCCGCACTGGGCCGCCTCATGGTTGTTGTGGAACGTTACCCCGACCTGAAAGCCAACCAGAGTTTTCTCGACCTTCAGTCTCAGCTTGAAGGCACAGAAAACCGCATTGCCAACGAAAGAAGGAAATTCAATGAGGCTACCAAAACCTATAACGCCTACATCCGCAGAATACCTCAAAACCTGGTGGCAGGATGGTATGGCTTTGAGCAAAAACCGTATTTCGAAGCCCAGGAGGGTGCTGAAAAAGCCCCGGAAGTTAAGTTTTAA
- a CDS encoding TPM domain-containing protein has product MGKTAKSFFTAEQQDEIKQAILNAELDTSGEIRVHIENICEGDVLDRAAYIFKKLNIQKTELRNGVLFYLALKNRKFAVLGDSGINKVVPEDYWDTLKAKMLNHFREDNFTAGLVEGISCVGKYLKKFFPFHSSDVNELTDDISFGEK; this is encoded by the coding sequence ATGGGGAAAACTGCAAAAAGCTTTTTTACCGCGGAACAACAGGATGAAATAAAACAGGCTATTCTTAATGCGGAACTGGATACCTCCGGTGAGATCAGAGTCCATATTGAAAATATCTGTGAAGGTGACGTGCTCGACCGTGCTGCCTATATTTTTAAAAAGCTCAACATCCAGAAAACAGAACTGAGAAACGGCGTTCTTTTTTACCTTGCCCTCAAAAACAGAAAATTCGCTGTACTGGGCGATTCAGGAATCAATAAAGTCGTTCCGGAAGATTATTGGGATACTCTGAAAGCCAAAATGCTGAACCACTTCCGGGAAGATAATTTTACTGCCGGCCTTGTGGAAGGGATTTCCTGCGTTGGAAAATACCTTAAGAAGTTCTTCCCCTTCCATTCCAGTGATGTTAATGAGCTTACAGACGACATTTCTTTCGGTGAAAAATAG
- a CDS encoding TPM domain-containing protein — protein MKQTIISFRYVWIIIALVFSQEIAIAQDIPPRPDPPRLVNDFTGTLSSTEVNALEYKLVAFNDTTSNQIAVVLVNSLNGMDKAEFADRIGESWKVGQKAFDNGIVVLVKPKKGNENGEVWIAIGYGLEGAIPDATVNRIIDIEMIPRFRENDYYGALDQGTNVLMGLAAGEFSSDEYASQSLESPLLGIIPLLLFIFVIFLIFRIRNRSHSVGKDMPFWTALLLGSMLSGKNSHSGNWGSFRSGGGGFGGGGGGGFGGFGGGSFGGGGAGGSW, from the coding sequence ATGAAACAAACAATTATATCCTTTAGGTATGTTTGGATAATCATTGCCCTGGTTTTTTCCCAGGAAATAGCTATTGCCCAGGATATCCCTCCCCGGCCTGATCCTCCAAGACTGGTGAATGACTTCACCGGCACACTCAGCAGCACAGAAGTCAATGCACTTGAATACAAATTGGTTGCCTTTAATGATACTACATCAAACCAGATCGCTGTAGTGCTCGTGAATTCTCTCAACGGTATGGATAAGGCAGAGTTTGCCGATCGCATCGGCGAATCCTGGAAAGTGGGACAAAAAGCCTTCGACAATGGTATTGTTGTGTTGGTGAAACCTAAAAAGGGAAATGAAAATGGAGAAGTATGGATTGCTATCGGTTACGGACTGGAGGGAGCCATCCCCGATGCTACTGTTAACCGCATCATCGACATAGAAATGATCCCCAGATTCCGTGAAAACGATTACTACGGAGCCCTGGATCAGGGGACGAATGTGCTTATGGGATTGGCTGCCGGTGAATTCAGCTCCGATGAATATGCTTCACAAAGCCTTGAATCTCCTTTACTGGGCATTATACCTCTACTACTTTTCATCTTTGTAATCTTTCTCATTTTCAGGATACGCAACCGTTCCCATTCTGTGGGAAAAGACATGCCATTTTGGACAGCCTTGCTCCTGGGTAGCATGCTTAGCGGTAAAAATTCTCACAGCGGTAACTGGGGATCCTTCCGCTCAGGGGGAGGTGGCTTCGGTGGTGGCGGTGGCGGTGGCTTCGGTGGCTTCGGCGGTGGAAGCTTCGGTGGTGGGGGCGCAGGCGGAAGCTGGTAA